One genomic region from Xylocopa sonorina isolate GNS202 chromosome 8, iyXylSono1_principal, whole genome shotgun sequence encodes:
- the Tow gene encoding target of wingless isoform X1: MGCGQSKIGNIYPKNKKNKNNSAKKNGDSVGSASVEQKNGNGSTKNNKTNNNGVEVNRNEEQNGSGEIKSQAKKKPNAPGSGPLLQQAEISTSQLDFFKMLDEKIENGPDYDESLDTTARAERVSNLLRQWELASVSWSSVTDLNNASPTTTNNRNSGLNASRQSLSAKDREGMRNIVGGRPESAPIYMRNANRVDGLQETHCPSPNMPRHVLESITQSPTQSLKNVTPPPGSSPTGLRYQESYKECNANQPSAKTVKVHYGAQNPVNGEYVTQQALYREQYLQQTGIITVPSQYSASSPGGNVLRNNPYVQQYQITASPQHFTNSRKRGFNAAQMT; encoded by the exons GTTCTGCATCTGTGGAACAGAAGAATGGAAACGGTAGCACGAAGAACAACAAGACGAACAATAACGGAGTGGAGGTGAACAGGAACGAGGAACAGAATGGTTCCGGCGAGATCAAAAGCCAAGCGAAGAAGAAGCCGAACGCACCTGGAAGTGGTCCTCTGTTACAACAAGC AGAGATATCTACCAGTCAACTGGACTTCTTCAAGATGCTAGATGAAAAAATCGAGAAC GGTCCGGACTACGACGAGAGTCTCGACACGACCGCCAGAGCGGAACGTGTATCCAATCTTCTCCGTCAATGGGAATTGGCCAGCGTGAGTTGGTCGAGCGTGACCGATCTGAACAACGCGTCCCCAACCACGACGAATAATCGTAACTCGGGACTGAACGCCTCCAGGCAGAGTCTGAGTGCGAAGGACAGAGAAGGGATGAGGAACATAGTCGGTGGTAGGCCGGAGAGCGCTCCTATTTACATGAGGAACGCGAACCGCGTCGACGGCCTTCAAGAGACTCACTGCCCATCGCCGAACATGCCGAGGCACGTGTTAGAATCGATCACGCAGAGCCCAACGCAGAGCTTAAAGAACGTTACGCCGCCGCCAGGCTCGTCGCCGACCGGGTTGCGTTATCAGGAGAGTTACAAGGAGTGCAACGCGAACCAACCGTCCGCGAAGACCGTCAAGGTCCATTACGGTGCTCAGAATCCTGtaaacggggaatacgtgacgcAACAGGCGCTCTATCGTGAACAGTATTTGCAGCAAACAGGGATAATCACGGTGCCCTCGCAATATTCGGCCAGTTCGCCTGGTGGCAATGTTCTAAGGAACAATCCGTACGTGCAACAGTACCAGATCACCGCCAGCCCGCAACACTTCACCAACTCGAGGAAACGGGGCTTCAACGCCGCGCAAATGACGTGA
- the Tow gene encoding target of wingless isoform X2, with translation MWLKVLRQNISHFARKTKGSASVEQKNGNGSTKNNKTNNNGVEVNRNEEQNGSGEIKSQAKKKPNAPGSGPLLQQAEISTSQLDFFKMLDEKIENGPDYDESLDTTARAERVSNLLRQWELASVSWSSVTDLNNASPTTTNNRNSGLNASRQSLSAKDREGMRNIVGGRPESAPIYMRNANRVDGLQETHCPSPNMPRHVLESITQSPTQSLKNVTPPPGSSPTGLRYQESYKECNANQPSAKTVKVHYGAQNPVNGEYVTQQALYREQYLQQTGIITVPSQYSASSPGGNVLRNNPYVQQYQITASPQHFTNSRKRGFNAAQMT, from the exons GTTCTGCATCTGTGGAACAGAAGAATGGAAACGGTAGCACGAAGAACAACAAGACGAACAATAACGGAGTGGAGGTGAACAGGAACGAGGAACAGAATGGTTCCGGCGAGATCAAAAGCCAAGCGAAGAAGAAGCCGAACGCACCTGGAAGTGGTCCTCTGTTACAACAAGC AGAGATATCTACCAGTCAACTGGACTTCTTCAAGATGCTAGATGAAAAAATCGAGAAC GGTCCGGACTACGACGAGAGTCTCGACACGACCGCCAGAGCGGAACGTGTATCCAATCTTCTCCGTCAATGGGAATTGGCCAGCGTGAGTTGGTCGAGCGTGACCGATCTGAACAACGCGTCCCCAACCACGACGAATAATCGTAACTCGGGACTGAACGCCTCCAGGCAGAGTCTGAGTGCGAAGGACAGAGAAGGGATGAGGAACATAGTCGGTGGTAGGCCGGAGAGCGCTCCTATTTACATGAGGAACGCGAACCGCGTCGACGGCCTTCAAGAGACTCACTGCCCATCGCCGAACATGCCGAGGCACGTGTTAGAATCGATCACGCAGAGCCCAACGCAGAGCTTAAAGAACGTTACGCCGCCGCCAGGCTCGTCGCCGACCGGGTTGCGTTATCAGGAGAGTTACAAGGAGTGCAACGCGAACCAACCGTCCGCGAAGACCGTCAAGGTCCATTACGGTGCTCAGAATCCTGtaaacggggaatacgtgacgcAACAGGCGCTCTATCGTGAACAGTATTTGCAGCAAACAGGGATAATCACGGTGCCCTCGCAATATTCGGCCAGTTCGCCTGGTGGCAATGTTCTAAGGAACAATCCGTACGTGCAACAGTACCAGATCACCGCCAGCCCGCAACACTTCACCAACTCGAGGAAACGGGGCTTCAACGCCGCGCAAATGACGTGA